The nucleotide window TTTCTTGATTGAAATAATTACAAATTAATTATATGTTGTATGTCTAGGTCTTGTTTTTCAATCGTATATGACTCCGTCAGGCATTGTGACCCATCTCAAATCCACTCCCAACAAGCTAGCCTCAGACAAGTTCGCCCCTTCCAGAGTTGCCCCTTTCAGTTTCGCCTTCCACAATTTCGCCCGTTGTAAATCCACCTTATACAATTTCGCCTCTTGTAAATTGGCTTTAGACAAATCCACCTCTTTCAAATTCGCCCCTGACAAATCCGCCTTTGACAAATTCGCCCTTAACAAATTTGCCCCTTCCAGGTTTGCCCCTTGCAAATTCGCCCCTTGCAAATTCGCATCAAACAAAATCGCCCATCTTAAATTCGCTCCTTGCA belongs to Nitrososphaerota archaeon and includes:
- a CDS encoding pentapeptide repeat-containing protein, producing MDMKRFPNGKTDVEKQKVDLRDAYLQGANLRDVDLSGGNLQGANLRWAILFDANLQGANLQGANLEGANLLRANLSKADLSGANLKEVDLSKANLQEAKLYKVDLQRAKLWKAKLKGATLEGANLSEASLLGVDLRWVTMPDGVIYD